AGAAAAAAGGTTGCGTAATCTCTATTATTCAAAAAAAGTAAGTTGGGCTATAATATTGTATTAATCTTCACAGATAGAAGGCTACAAATTTACATACTAATTCAATCATAATTCTATAAATTCGCATTGCTGTGGAGCTGCTATGAATAATCAACCCACCTACCTATTGGTTATCAAAGAAGGACCCTCCACAGGAACGGCTTACCCGTTGGAAGGAGATGAAATCCTCCTCGGTCGCGAGCCGACCAACACGATCCAGATTGATTCTCCAGGTGTTTCCCGAAAACATGCCCATTTAATTTTCCAAAACGGCCGCTACCTGTTGGAAGATCTCGGTAGCAGTAATGGCACGTCTGTGAATGGCGAGCGCGTCACTACACCGCGCAGCCTGAACAATGGTGACATTATCAGCCTTGGAAAACTGGTTCATATGGAATTTCAAGCAAAGCTGCCGTTAGTTGCCGCGACGATGGTTGAGAATGAGTTTCCGCCTGAGAGTGGGACGTTTATAGAAGAGCCATTTGAGCCAACCCTCATCGAAACCACCGCACCAGATGAAGCCGAGTCTGCCATCCCCGTTCCTGACGAATCACAAATGACCATGATTGGCCAGGAACCACTGAGTCCACAAGTTGTTCCTCCACCTCAAATTAAGGTTGCTATTGCTGGTGAGGAAGTCAAGACATATACCTTGAGTACGAGCAGAGTCACCATCGGTCGTGCAGAAGATAACGACATCGTGGTCAATTCACGCATCGTCTCCCGCCACCATGCGATCCTGGAGAAAGAGAAGGACGGGTATATTCTTTACCTGGTTCCGGCAGCAGGCAATCCAATCTTGTTGGATGGGCGACCCCTGGCTGATAAACATAAACTTCAGAATGGTGATACCCTGCGGATTGGCAGCCTTGACCCTGGCATGATGGTGACCATGACATTTGTTGACTTGTCCAAGGCGGCTGAGAAGGAAGCCTCAAAAATCAGGTTTACCGAAAAGAACATCATCCAGATCGGCCGGGATGCGAGCAATGATGTCGTCCTGGAATCGCCAGCAGTCTCACGCTATCATGCCCAGATCGAGCGGGTTGGTCAGCGTCACAGGCTGATCGACCTGCGCAGCACGAATGGCATCTTCGTCAATGATAACCGGGTTGAAGGGGAGGTTTGGCTGCAACCGAGTGATGTGATTCGCATTGGATCATTCCGCTTTGTGATGGGTGAAGATGAGCTGGGGCAGTTCGATGAAAGCCGCGGCTTGCGGGTGGATGCGATCGACCTGAATAAGTGGGTGCGCAAAGATCTCAACATCCTAAAGGATATTTCTCTAGCTTTTAAATCGCGTGAATTTATCGTCGTGGTCGGTCAATCGGGTGGTGGAAAATCCACCCTGGTCGATGCGATCGCCGGGTACAGGCCTGCCACTCAGGGGGTGGTGCTGGTTAATGGCACAAACATTTACTCGAACTTCGATGTGATCCAAAACGAAATTGGTTATGTCCCGCAAAGGGACATCATCCATTTTGAACTAACCGTTTATCAGGCGCTTAATTATGCTGCCCAGCTTCGTATGCCGAGTGATACGACAAAAGATGAGCGCCACCAGCGTATCATGCAGGTGATGGAGGACCTCGATTTGCTGGAGCGGAAAGACACACCTATCCACAGGTTGAGTGGTGGGCAGATCAAGCGCGTCTCGATCGGTGTTGAGCTTTTGACCAAACCCGGGTTATTCTTCCTGGATGAGCCCACTTCGGGCCTCGATCCTGGGACGGAAACCGCCTTCATGCACCTGATGCGCAGGCTGGCCGACCAGGGACGAACGATCGTCATGATCACGCATGCCACGAAGAACGTGATGCTGGCCGATAAGGTGGTTTTCCTGGCACGCGGTGGATATGTGGCCTGGTTTGGTCCACCCGAAGAAGCGTTAGCGTATTTCAACCAATATCGCTCAGAGCGCGAGCAGCGGGCGCATGAGATGGAGTTCGACCAAATATATGCCATTCTGGATGATCCCTCTAAGGGAAAAGCTCAGGATTGGGCTGATCGCTACATTCAGCACTCAGCCTATCAAAAGTACATCGTCGAGCCACTCCAATCTGTGCGAACACAACTCATGGAAAGCCCCAAGGAAAAGAAGAAAGAGAAAGTTTCCAGGGTAAAAGCCAGGCCGCGTGTCTCTGGGTTCAGGCAATTCGCCATCCTATCTGCACGTAACATCAAAATCCTCTTCAGAGACCGAACCAGCTTGCTGCTCATGTTCCTTGTACCCGTCCTGGTTGCTTCCCTTGACTTTTTCTTAGCCCCCACGATGGGCAAGCACTTGTTTGCTACGGTTGGTGGAAATGCTAAAAATGCATCTGTTGTGACATTCCTTCTCGCCATCGACTGCCTGTTAGTAGGTGGCTTCTCGCAAATGCGGGAGTTCGTCAAGGAAGCTGATGTATATAAACGTGAGCGTTTGGTGAACTTAAAAATATTCCCGTATGTTGCTTCAAAAGCCTGGGTAGCCATGCTGTTATCGTTCTATGGAGCAATAGCATTTACGATTATCCATTTTTTAGCTTTCGATATCCCATCGACTCCGCTCATAATGGGAATGTATTTTATTTCGGCACTGCTGGCGGTTCTGGCAGGAAGTATGAATGGGTTGCTGGCATCTTCCATTTCAAAATCTCCAAGCGTCGCTCCATTATTAATGATCCTATTGATCATCCCGCAAATCGTTTTAAGCGGCAGTTTGGCACCATTACCAGGAAATATTACCGCAGTTGCTTCAACCCGCTGGTCTTTCCAAAGCTTCCTCGGCTTGACAGGGATTGGCGCAGACATTGCTTCAGATCCGTGCTGGCTTCTTAGTAAAGATGAACGCGAATCAATGTCCTTGGAGCAAAAATCTGCATTAGGTTGCAAATGTGTGGGTCTGGCCATTTTTGATACCAATTCATGCAACTTCCCGGGGTTAGGTGAGTTTTATAAACCTGAGGTCGATCAGATCGCTCCTGTTGAACCGGCAGCACTCGGACCTGAGCCTACTGAGCCGGTCATCCCGCCTGCCCCGGAGCCACCCGCTGACCAGACCGACCAGGTAGCAGTTGTCCAATATATGAATTCTTTACAATCCTACCAGGATGATGTGAAGGTAATTCAGGATCAATTCAGGAGTGCCATGGATTTGTACCGGACGCAGGCGAATCTATATACCGCCCAGATGGAAGACTACCAGAGTGCGAAAGTCTCGTATGAAGGAGCCCGAAGAGAAGCGGTCAACTCGGCCGAAGCATTGATCCAGGCGAACATCGATATTATGGGCTGGACATTCGTTGACACCAAGAATATGGCTACTTTGATTAAATGGGTGACGCAAACCTGGATTGCGCAAGCGATCATCGTCGCCGTCTATTTTGGGTTGATTCTGGTGTTTATTAAACGTAAAGATGCTTCAGCTTGAGATAATAGATTTTGATGAGGGAGTCCATTATGAATAAACACATGGCTCGAATTGTGATCAGCCTGCTGCTCCTGGCTATGCTTTGCTTAGTGATCCAGAGCTGCAGCACTGGTAGTGACAAGTCAGGGGATGCGACTGCGGCTGCTTTACGACAATATATTGCCGGCACATCTACAGCAGAGCAAGCCATGGCCTCCAATGCCAATGAGCTGGCGACTGCTCAAGCCAAAGCCACCCAGGAGAGTCATGACATAGCCGCAACTCAAACCGCCCAGCTGGCTGGTCGCGATGTGACTAAGCTGGCGACTTCAACAGTCACCGCACCGATTATTGCGGAATTATCCATGTACGGTTTCGATGCTTCCAGTGGAAAAGTGGGGTGGATACATGATCCGCTGACATTGGATGTATCTGGCTATCAAGAATTCGCCTATGGGAATGATCACATGAACGTCACGGCGAAGAATTTCGTGCTGGCGTCAGATATCACCTGGAACACGCAGTACGGTGACTCGGGATGTGGCTTCATGTTCCGTTCGAATGGCGATCAGAAAAATCCAGATGCCTACATGGTAATTGCTACTCGATTTGCCAATGGGCGGGTAATCTTCACGGCCGTATCCGATGGTGACCTGGCCAACATGCATGACTTGTACCCCAAGGATGCTGACCGGTCTTTCCAATGGGAGAATGACACGACGAACCGTTTTGTCATCGTAGCACAGGGTAACCTGATCGAGATCTATACCAACGGGGCTAAAATCGGAGAGATAGACACCACGCAACCGCCTAA
The window above is part of the Anaerolineales bacterium genome. Proteins encoded here:
- a CDS encoding ABC transporter ATP-binding protein; the encoded protein is MNNQPTYLLVIKEGPSTGTAYPLEGDEILLGREPTNTIQIDSPGVSRKHAHLIFQNGRYLLEDLGSSNGTSVNGERVTTPRSLNNGDIISLGKLVHMEFQAKLPLVAATMVENEFPPESGTFIEEPFEPTLIETTAPDEAESAIPVPDESQMTMIGQEPLSPQVVPPPQIKVAIAGEEVKTYTLSTSRVTIGRAEDNDIVVNSRIVSRHHAILEKEKDGYILYLVPAAGNPILLDGRPLADKHKLQNGDTLRIGSLDPGMMVTMTFVDLSKAAEKEASKIRFTEKNIIQIGRDASNDVVLESPAVSRYHAQIERVGQRHRLIDLRSTNGIFVNDNRVEGEVWLQPSDVIRIGSFRFVMGEDELGQFDESRGLRVDAIDLNKWVRKDLNILKDISLAFKSREFIVVVGQSGGGKSTLVDAIAGYRPATQGVVLVNGTNIYSNFDVIQNEIGYVPQRDIIHFELTVYQALNYAAQLRMPSDTTKDERHQRIMQVMEDLDLLERKDTPIHRLSGGQIKRVSIGVELLTKPGLFFLDEPTSGLDPGTETAFMHLMRRLADQGRTIVMITHATKNVMLADKVVFLARGGYVAWFGPPEEALAYFNQYRSEREQRAHEMEFDQIYAILDDPSKGKAQDWADRYIQHSAYQKYIVEPLQSVRTQLMESPKEKKKEKVSRVKARPRVSGFRQFAILSARNIKILFRDRTSLLLMFLVPVLVASLDFFLAPTMGKHLFATVGGNAKNASVVTFLLAIDCLLVGGFSQMREFVKEADVYKRERLVNLKIFPYVASKAWVAMLLSFYGAIAFTIIHFLAFDIPSTPLIMGMYFISALLAVLAGSMNGLLASSISKSPSVAPLLMILLIIPQIVLSGSLAPLPGNITAVASTRWSFQSFLGLTGIGADIASDPCWLLSKDERESMSLEQKSALGCKCVGLAIFDTNSCNFPGLGEFYKPEVDQIAPVEPAALGPEPTEPVIPPAPEPPADQTDQVAVVQYMNSLQSYQDDVKVIQDQFRSAMDLYRTQANLYTAQMEDYQSAKVSYEGARREAVNSAEALIQANIDIMGWTFVDTKNMATLIKWVTQTWIAQAIIVAVYFGLILVFIKRKDASA